GCCCATGCAAATAAGCGACAGCGACGTCACGTCCAGCGGCGTGGCCATCATGATGGCAAGATTGTCTTCGGTCGCCTTGGTGTTGGCCCGCAAGGGCATGGGCGTCAACACCAGTTGCGCCTTCGATTTGCTTTTGTTCGTTAGTTTGCCGATTGCCGCGCCCATGGCGCCCAGGACAACCGCGCCGATTAGAATCAGCGCCATGTCCTTGCGAAGGGCCTGGAGCATGGTGTACAAATGAGCGCTATACCATTGGGAAGAACCGATTGCCGCCTCGGACATGCCTTGTCTCCGCCATTTTCCGCAGGGCTGAAACGCCCGCAGGATCACGATGAGTCTAGCACACGCGGAAAAGGGTCCGCAAAACTTGTGCGCCGCCTTGCGAATGGCGTCCCGCCCCTGCTAGTATCCCGCAAGGATCAATCCGCCATGGGCCCGGGCAATGGGGCTGATGTGCGAAAGTAGCGGAAGAGTCTGTACGGGCGCGAAGGGCGCCTGCGTGGAGGCACGACAATGCGAAAGCAGTTCGGCCGGTTGGTGATCGTGGCGGCGGCGCTGGCAATGATGCCGTGGGCGGCCTATGCCCAGTGGACATGGACGCCGCAAACAGGGCGGTTTGTGAATATAAAAAGGCTTCCCAAGGAAACCGCCGAACTCCAGATCGAATTCGCGCGCGGTTTCCTTGTCAAGGGAGACCATAGCCGGGCGTGGCGGGAAACCAACAAATTTTTTGAGTTCTACCGCAAGGATCCCCTTGCGGATCAGAACCAGTTTCTGCGCGGCGAAATCCGCATGGCGGAAGAAAAATGGGTCGAAGCCGCCAAGGAGTTCCAACTCGTCATCTCGAAATATCCCGGTACCAGCCTGTATGACAAGGTAATTGCCAAGCAGTATGAAATCGGCGACAAACTGTACGCCCTTGGCCAGGCCAAAATAAAAAAGAATTTCCTCCACTTCTTCAAAAAGCGGCCCTTCAAAAAAGCCATCGAGGTCTACTCGATGGTCATCAACAACCAGCCGTTTACGGACGCCGCCGCGGAAGCGCAATACAAGATCGGCCTGTGCCGCCATACCCGCAAGGACTACACGGAAGCCGCATTCGAATACAAGCGCGTGATCGAAGACTACTCGACCTCCGAATGGGTGGACGAGGCCTGTTACGGTTTGGCGGAATGTTATTACGAGTCCGCCCACGGACCGCAATACGATCAAGGCCCCAGCAAACTGGCCGTCGAGGCCATGGATGATTTCAAGAGGCGATATCCGGACGACGAACGCAATGCCAAACTGGACGAAAAGCGGGCCGCCATGCGTGAACGAATCGCCACACAGTATTTGGAAACGGCCAAGTATTACGAAAAGCGCAGGGAATTTGATGCCGCCCGGATTTATTATGAACTCCTGACACGCGATTTTACCGATACGCCGCTTGCCGAAAAGGCGCGGGGCTGGATGGAAAAACACCCCGCCCCCGAACCGTCGCCGGCCGAACGCGTATTGCATTCAGGACAAACCTCCGCGTCATGAAACGATTTCTTCTATCGGGCGCCTTAATGCTGACGGCGGCCGTTATCGCGGCAGGATGCGGCTACTCGGCCCGAAGTTCGCTGGACGCAAAATACCGGACGATTTACATTCCGGCCTTTCAGAACACGAGCAACGAATACGATTTACAGGCCGCGCTCACAACGGCGGTCATTCGCAAGTTTACGGCGGACGGACGCCTGCGCGTAACCGGCCCCGGCGAGGCGGATCTCATTCTCGAAGGAACAATTCGCTCGTATGCGCTGCGCGGGCTTACCTATGATCGCAACGACGAAGTCACCCAGTTCCTATGCGCGATAACGGCGCAGGTGCGTCTCAAGGAACAGGACACCGGCAAGGTTGTTTGGGAAGATTCGGACATGGCCGGCGAGACCACCCTTTACACGCGCGCACCCGGACTGGGCGCGGATCGTCTGCGGGGCAATGTGCAACATTTTCTGCCCACCGTGCGTTCCTTTGCAACCGACGCCGAAAACCGCGCCGCCACCGAAGCAATCGAACAACTGGCATCCGATATTTTCTACCGCACGGTGGAGCCGTTTTAGCACGGAGTATTCCGGTGAACGTCCAATCATTCCTAGAAGGAATCGGAAAAAGTCCGCCCCCGCCG
The nucleotide sequence above comes from Candidatus Hydrogenedentota bacterium. Encoded proteins:
- a CDS encoding LptE family protein produces the protein MKRFLLSGALMLTAAVIAAGCGYSARSSLDAKYRTIYIPAFQNTSNEYDLQAALTTAVIRKFTADGRLRVTGPGEADLILEGTIRSYALRGLTYDRNDEVTQFLCAITAQVRLKEQDTGKVVWEDSDMAGETTLYTRAPGLGADRLRGNVQHFLPTVRSFATDAENRAATEAIEQLASDIFYRTVEPF
- the bamD gene encoding outer membrane protein assembly factor BamD produces the protein MRKQFGRLVIVAAALAMMPWAAYAQWTWTPQTGRFVNIKRLPKETAELQIEFARGFLVKGDHSRAWRETNKFFEFYRKDPLADQNQFLRGEIRMAEEKWVEAAKEFQLVISKYPGTSLYDKVIAKQYEIGDKLYALGQAKIKKNFLHFFKKRPFKKAIEVYSMVINNQPFTDAAAEAQYKIGLCRHTRKDYTEAAFEYKRVIEDYSTSEWVDEACYGLAECYYESAHGPQYDQGPSKLAVEAMDDFKRRYPDDERNAKLDEKRAAMRERIATQYLETAKYYEKRREFDAARIYYELLTRDFTDTPLAEKARGWMEKHPAPEPSPAERVLHSGQTSAS